A window of the Bdellovibrio sp. ZAP7 genome harbors these coding sequences:
- a CDS encoding pentapeptide repeat-containing protein: MIRSLSLLAVCVLNFTSQVVWADAFCAPEDRLKAPHEIVEKFRSGGEFGRVTLFEENFKDQNIETLKTGNVNFLHGSWDSLNIKHSEFTRAYFTDYRFNDVNLSHVDLRGAHFRQSVLKDVRFTDVDARAIQMDSVTLENVHWDGVKLKGASIIFSKFKNCKFENIDWNKVVLVGTTFENCTGAPTKQQSGTYQASK, translated from the coding sequence ATGATCCGGTCGCTTTCATTGCTAGCCGTCTGTGTTTTGAATTTCACATCGCAAGTGGTGTGGGCCGATGCGTTTTGTGCTCCCGAAGATCGCCTGAAAGCACCTCATGAAATCGTTGAAAAATTTCGCAGTGGTGGAGAGTTCGGTCGAGTCACTTTGTTCGAAGAAAACTTCAAAGATCAAAATATCGAAACTTTAAAAACGGGGAATGTAAACTTCCTGCATGGCAGTTGGGATAGTTTGAATATCAAGCACAGTGAATTTACCCGTGCTTATTTTACGGACTATCGCTTTAACGACGTGAATCTTTCCCACGTCGACTTGCGTGGCGCGCACTTTAGACAATCCGTTTTAAAAGACGTGCGCTTTACAGATGTCGATGCCCGCGCCATACAAATGGACAGTGTCACCTTGGAAAATGTCCATTGGGACGGGGTGAAGTTGAAAGGTGCGAGCATTATTTTCTCCAAGTTTAAAAATTGTAAGTTTGAAAATATCGATTGGAACAAAGTTGTTCTGGTCGGCACCACATTTGAAAACTGCACAGGCGCACCAACGAAACAACAATCCGGGACCTACCAGGCAAGTAAATGA
- the pdxH gene encoding pyridoxamine 5'-phosphate oxidase, whose product MFDLTMDPYLHFDRLLKEAIEKQIPEANAMSVATVDDRGIPSVRIVYLKDRTPEGFVFFGNYHSHKGLDIEDNPNVCLNFYWPAIWQQVRVTGMAVKVNPEESDAYWKTRARLSQIGAWASNQSEEIPDYGHLARRVQEYEKQFEGQPVPRPPHWGGWLVIPTEIEFWFGHNGRLHERFIYQRTEEGTWKTFMRSP is encoded by the coding sequence ATGTTTGATCTAACTATGGACCCTTATCTTCATTTTGATCGCCTTCTTAAGGAGGCGATCGAAAAACAAATCCCAGAAGCAAATGCGATGTCAGTTGCGACTGTGGATGATAGGGGCATTCCCTCTGTGAGAATTGTCTATTTGAAGGACAGGACTCCAGAGGGTTTTGTTTTTTTTGGGAACTACCATAGCCACAAGGGCCTTGATATCGAGGACAACCCGAATGTGTGCTTGAATTTTTATTGGCCGGCAATCTGGCAACAAGTGCGCGTGACGGGAATGGCTGTAAAGGTAAATCCCGAAGAAAGCGATGCTTACTGGAAAACTCGCGCTCGCTTAAGTCAAATCGGCGCTTGGGCTTCTAATCAAAGCGAAGAAATCCCAGACTATGGTCATCTCGCCCGTCGTGTGCAAGAGTATGAAAAACAGTTTGAAGGACAACCGGTGCCTCGTCCACCTCATTGGGGCGGGTGGTTGGTGATTCCAACTGAAATCGAATTCTGGTTCGGCCACAATGGTCGTTTGCATGAACGATTCATATATCAACGTACTGAAGAAGGCACGTGGAAGACCTTCATGCGCTCTCCATGA
- a CDS encoding FKBP-type peptidyl-prolyl cis-trans isomerase: MNKLVLGGLVVALAASTACTRKVKLDTDIKKASYAIGQQIGGNLKQQNIDFDSDALAQALKDASAGKNEMTKEDMQAAMMKLQEMAMKKQQEAAETNAKAGKDYLEKNKTAAGVKTTASGLQYIIEKEGTGAQPKKEDVVKVHYKGTLTNGEQFDSSYDRGQPAEFPVGGVIPGWTEALQLMKVGSKAKLFIPPELAYGPSGRPGIPPNSVLVFEVELMDIVKAEKPAAKAKK, translated from the coding sequence ATGAATAAGTTAGTACTTGGAGGCCTTGTTGTTGCACTTGCTGCATCTACTGCCTGCACTAGAAAAGTAAAGTTGGACACTGATATCAAAAAAGCGTCATACGCTATTGGTCAACAAATCGGTGGCAACTTGAAACAACAAAACATCGATTTCGATTCTGACGCTTTGGCGCAGGCTTTGAAAGATGCTTCTGCTGGCAAAAACGAAATGACTAAAGAAGACATGCAAGCAGCGATGATGAAACTTCAAGAAATGGCGATGAAAAAACAGCAGGAAGCTGCTGAAACAAACGCTAAAGCTGGTAAAGACTATCTTGAGAAGAACAAAACTGCAGCCGGTGTAAAAACAACTGCATCTGGTCTTCAGTACATCATCGAAAAAGAAGGCACGGGCGCTCAACCTAAAAAAGAAGACGTAGTAAAAGTACACTACAAAGGTACTTTGACGAACGGCGAACAATTCGATTCTTCATACGACCGTGGTCAACCAGCTGAATTCCCAGTTGGTGGCGTAATTCCAGGTTGGACAGAAGCTCTTCAATTGATGAAAGTTGGCTCTAAAGCTAAACTTTTCATCCCACCAGAACTTGCTTACGGTCCTTCAGGCCGCCCAGGTATCCCACCAAATTCAGTTCTAGTTTTCGAAGTTGAATTGATGGATATCGTTAAAGCTGAAAAACCGGCTGCAAAAGCAAAAAAATAG
- a CDS encoding response regulator encodes MVHVLFVDDEPALLDLFKQEMSQNNSALNFNFHLAANAQECIKQLQDFGSSPVLLVISKVTAPDMDELALLKVVQKKFPRVKIYICTEMSAPYSRKGNEDQGSLRFIAKPVNFKTLYGAISEDFLNPL; translated from the coding sequence ATGGTTCATGTGTTGTTCGTAGATGACGAACCAGCACTCCTGGATTTGTTTAAACAGGAGATGTCGCAGAATAATTCTGCGCTGAACTTCAATTTTCATCTCGCAGCAAATGCCCAAGAATGTATCAAGCAGCTACAAGATTTCGGCAGTTCACCAGTGCTATTGGTGATCTCCAAAGTCACCGCTCCCGATATGGACGAGCTTGCTTTACTTAAAGTCGTTCAAAAAAAGTTTCCCCGTGTAAAAATTTATATCTGCACCGAGATGAGTGCACCATACTCCCGCAAAGGGAACGAAGATCAGGGATCACTGCGTTTCATCGCCAAACCCGTAAATTTCAAAACCCTGTACGGCGCAATATCTGAAGACTTCCTAAATCCACTCTAA
- a CDS encoding response regulator transcription factor codes for MRILVVEDQVKMANFLKKGLNEVGYAVDIAESGTSAESYMAQGDYDLVILDVMLPDQNGIDTARHLRRDGYAGPILMVTALSTTKDKVNGLDAGADDYLTKPYSFDELHARVRALLRRKGSTNGGAAITNILKYADLELDLLQRKVRRSGQEISLTTKEFALLEYFMRNPERPLGRVSIAEHVWDIHFDSESNVIDVYINLLRKKVDAPFNKRLIHTVVGTGYVLKESP; via the coding sequence ATGCGAATTCTTGTCGTTGAAGATCAAGTTAAAATGGCTAACTTCCTGAAAAAGGGATTGAACGAAGTTGGATATGCCGTCGACATCGCGGAAAGCGGTACGTCGGCGGAGTCCTACATGGCTCAAGGCGATTATGACTTGGTGATTTTGGATGTCATGCTGCCCGATCAAAACGGTATCGATACAGCCCGACATCTTCGTCGCGACGGATACGCGGGTCCCATTCTGATGGTCACCGCTCTTTCGACAACCAAAGATAAAGTCAACGGCCTGGATGCCGGCGCCGATGACTATCTGACCAAGCCCTACTCCTTTGATGAGCTTCATGCCCGCGTTCGCGCCTTACTTCGTCGCAAAGGCTCAACCAATGGTGGAGCTGCCATCACTAATATTTTAAAATATGCCGACCTGGAGTTGGATCTTTTGCAGCGCAAAGTGCGCAGATCCGGCCAGGAAATTTCCCTGACCACGAAAGAGTTTGCGCTCTTGGAATACTTCATGCGCAATCCGGAACGTCCTTTGGGCCGTGTCTCAATAGCGGAGCACGTCTGGGATATTCACTTTGATTCCGAATCCAACGTAATCGATGTGTATATCAATCTTTTGCGCAAAAAAGTCGATGCCCCCTTCAACAAAAGACTCATTCACACCGTGGTAGGGACTGGCTATGTTCTTAAAGAGTCTCCGTAA
- a CDS encoding HAMP domain-containing sensor histidine kinase: MFLKSLRKFFANLSLRVRLSLIFVVFFGATTILFNMFIFKMSIDNLQQDFDDALFNYSVDVSEGVEIGVKGDLNFPPLRLDHGKILPFPLGTALIQVRHSSGAVLARVGNFGEFNPPYKKDFERIWAGEEATYRTIEHIHNIPSAEADSYRLISFPLDNVAKPQLLLQIAVPMTLLETQISKRLTLLEVGIPIVLLFATLGGLFLSARALAPVNHMIDIAKKIKASELSSRVPIPAANDEIKKLALTLNEMLDRIEQAFQSQERFVADASHQLLTPLTIMRQEIELLKSQKQIDVDQYTRSALQEVDSLANIVQEMLLLARADAGLGALSLQEISLEELVFEALTRCEKLANSKGIKLKFNINNESKADRKSVRGDKDLLENLVFNIIENAIKYSPNNEVVTITLVWKDDVSQLFVQDNGPGIPDDKLPFIFERFSRGAAVENRVKGFGLGLAIAQKIANLHEAKLSAGNNERNGAIFSFEIKNI, translated from the coding sequence ATGTTCTTAAAGAGTCTCCGTAAGTTTTTTGCAAACTTAAGTCTGCGGGTGCGCCTTTCTTTGATTTTCGTGGTGTTCTTTGGAGCCACGACAATCCTGTTCAATATGTTTATCTTTAAAATGTCGATCGATAACCTTCAGCAGGATTTCGACGATGCTCTTTTCAACTATTCCGTCGATGTTTCGGAGGGGGTTGAAATTGGGGTTAAAGGCGATTTGAACTTTCCACCTTTGCGCTTGGACCATGGTAAAATCCTGCCGTTCCCCTTGGGAACGGCGTTGATTCAAGTTCGTCACAGCTCGGGAGCGGTTCTGGCCCGCGTGGGAAATTTCGGCGAGTTCAATCCTCCCTATAAAAAAGATTTCGAACGCATTTGGGCTGGTGAAGAAGCCACCTATCGCACGATCGAACACATTCACAATATCCCTTCAGCCGAAGCCGATTCGTATCGTCTGATTTCTTTTCCTTTGGATAACGTCGCAAAACCGCAGCTGTTACTGCAAATTGCCGTGCCGATGACCTTGTTGGAAACACAGATCAGCAAACGTCTAACTCTTTTAGAAGTTGGTATTCCCATCGTCCTGTTATTCGCGACTTTGGGTGGTTTGTTCCTTTCTGCACGCGCGTTGGCGCCGGTGAACCATATGATCGACATCGCTAAAAAAATCAAAGCCAGCGAGCTGTCCAGTCGCGTTCCGATTCCGGCAGCGAATGATGAAATTAAAAAACTTGCTTTAACTTTAAATGAAATGCTGGATCGTATTGAACAGGCCTTTCAATCCCAGGAACGATTCGTTGCCGATGCTTCCCATCAGCTTCTGACGCCTCTAACGATCATGCGCCAGGAAATTGAGCTTTTAAAATCGCAAAAGCAAATTGACGTGGATCAATACACTCGCAGTGCTTTGCAAGAAGTCGACAGCCTTGCCAATATCGTTCAAGAAATGTTGCTTTTGGCTCGTGCGGATGCGGGCTTGGGTGCGTTGAGTCTGCAGGAAATTTCCCTGGAAGAATTGGTTTTTGAAGCCCTCACCCGCTGTGAAAAGCTTGCAAACTCCAAAGGCATCAAACTTAAATTCAACATTAACAATGAGTCCAAAGCTGATCGCAAATCCGTTCGTGGCGATAAAGATCTGCTGGAAAATTTAGTTTTTAATATCATTGAAAATGCGATCAAATACTCTCCCAACAACGAAGTGGTTACCATCACGCTGGTTTGGAAAGATGATGTCAGCCAACTCTTTGTCCAAGATAATGGTCCAGGAATTCCTGATGATAAATTACCTTTCATCTTTGAACGCTTTTCTCGCGGAGCGGCCGTTGAAAATCGCGTCAAAGGATTCGGCTTAGGTCTAGCAATCGCACAAAAGATCGCGAATCTGCACGAAGCAAAGCTTAGTGCTGGCAACAATGAGAGAAACGGCGCGATATTTTCATTCGAAATTAAAAACATTTAA